Proteins from one Bdellovibrio svalbardensis genomic window:
- a CDS encoding FMN-binding negative transcriptional regulator, producing the protein MNDTQLIQELVSDYPLGCLISSSENYLQTNYLPFLLEGGFLISHMAKANPQVEHLDGSFVVVTFQGPERYISPSWYKSAMQVPTWNYAVVEVRGRIEILGQPNEIEEILQKSVTQFEAMNNTAWKYNLPEKFRNELIKHIVGVKIHIEQIEGKFKLSQNRDSQDRESVKTELFQSSHSKDLAMLKLMKTLF; encoded by the coding sequence ATGAATGACACGCAGTTGATTCAAGAACTTGTTAGCGACTACCCACTGGGATGTTTGATTTCGTCTTCAGAAAACTACTTGCAAACGAACTATCTCCCCTTCTTGTTGGAAGGCGGTTTTCTTATCAGCCATATGGCAAAAGCCAATCCCCAGGTCGAGCATCTAGATGGCAGCTTTGTGGTGGTGACCTTTCAAGGGCCCGAACGGTATATATCGCCGTCTTGGTATAAAAGCGCCATGCAAGTTCCTACTTGGAATTATGCCGTCGTTGAAGTGCGTGGAAGAATTGAAATCTTAGGCCAGCCCAATGAGATTGAAGAAATTCTGCAAAAATCAGTCACGCAGTTTGAAGCCATGAACAACACGGCTTGGAAATACAATTTGCCTGAAAAATTTCGCAACGAACTCATCAAACATATAGTCGGTGTGAAAATTCATATCGAACAGATCGAGGGAAAATTCAAGCTCAGCCAAAACCGAGATTCGCAAGATCGCGAATCGGTTAAAACTGAACTTTTCCAAAGCTCTCACAGCAAGGATTTAGCTATGCTTAAATTAATGAAGACCCTTTTCTAG
- a CDS encoding outer membrane beta-barrel protein, producing MKFQAYIFLAAVLGTSVASAREFKLSSGPGYTVSPLYGYETVYRDSPTPHLATRAMYGLRVTVGEDILSAEVEYSKASDTENMSTAPEKIYNEDEIAKLGIRSTYRFNNYLHSSLRVGAQATRGIEETTSSGILTRKDKDIRYNPYAGLQLGVSFGVFSLNASSTMVFRDYSDLSKNDIQNTLSFGVGY from the coding sequence GTGAAATTTCAAGCTTACATCTTTTTAGCAGCCGTGCTTGGAACCTCCGTTGCTTCAGCCAGAGAATTCAAACTCTCAAGCGGTCCGGGTTATACGGTGTCGCCTTTATATGGATACGAAACCGTTTACCGTGACAGCCCAACTCCGCATCTTGCCACTCGTGCGATGTATGGACTGCGCGTGACAGTGGGGGAGGATATTCTTTCTGCAGAAGTGGAATACTCAAAGGCCTCAGACACAGAGAACATGTCTACAGCCCCTGAAAAAATCTATAACGAAGACGAAATCGCAAAGCTAGGCATTCGATCAACTTATCGCTTCAATAACTATTTGCATTCATCATTGCGCGTGGGCGCGCAGGCAACCAGAGGCATCGAGGAAACAACCTCCAGTGGAATCCTTACTCGTAAAGACAAAGACATTCGTTACAATCCTTATGCGGGCTTACAGCTGGGCGTCTCGTTTGGTGTTTTCTCTCTGAACGCCAGCTCCACAATGGTTTTTAGAGACTATTCAGATCTTTCTAAGAATGACATCCAAAACACTCTGTCATTCGGAGTAGGTTACTAA